The following proteins are encoded in a genomic region of Micromonospora olivasterospora:
- a CDS encoding helix-turn-helix transcriptional regulator, translated as MTTAVLRAPSDLPLLLDGPSRALLAAVAADPDAPLAVALVGPGGHGKSTLLRELARGYADAGARVLPVGPDTASLDPDGVLLVDDAHALDEELLRELRALVDTRRCRVVVAHRPWPRPAGLAELSEALGRTGRSLPLCPFTGQQTAALVAGVPELRPQPALADFVQAQTGGVPRDVDRLVRALREQAAAAPDGPVRLELPEAVVPGYGPDLASLDPDVRQLLLVVAGGVPLPADLLGVLLRRSPDAVDELSTRARAAGLLGPDDRLAPIVRRAVAALSPAAQRGEVWQRLTELQLARGGPLLPLVRSLRGAGVTAGCPAGAAEAAAEEALPDEPALAAELFAVAAAAGRPAAGRQAAAAALAGDLGSALRLADRLVAVAEADPADRAEAAAVAATALVHCGHLGRAVELYRWSGTASATAFAEIGAVGIGQPAPPAAPPAGPGGPGGPPTLLAGAARLMARGTRESLTAPAAALSTFVQAAALLEPTGRAVLLPDSPAALAALVALGTGELDIGERVLERAVAHRIGGHLLVRRHRLLLAWILMVRGRTTAAAEALATAARGGPMESRDLLFATALEVGVARRESDLPALRRSWERAVEAIVRHPVDLFTLLPLGELAIAAARLGDLGRLSPYLSEARRLLERLGDPALWAAPVHWSGLHAAILAEEPAAVDDHVAALARMAEHSRYAAVVSTAAQSWVEVLRGVVDQERVEAAARGLHGAGLCWDAARLAGQAAIRTADRRAMTALLECARMLQGRPAGPAGGGPGRGAAPDAAGGADEGRLSGREQEVAELVLAGLTYKQIGDRLFISAKTVEHHVARMRARLDCASRSELLARLRAIVPARDAPGPGRG; from the coding sequence GTGACGACCGCCGTCCTGCGCGCCCCGAGTGACCTGCCCCTGCTGCTCGACGGGCCGAGCCGCGCGCTGCTCGCCGCGGTGGCCGCCGACCCGGACGCGCCGCTGGCCGTGGCCCTGGTCGGGCCCGGCGGCCACGGCAAGAGCACCCTCCTGCGGGAGCTGGCCCGCGGCTACGCCGACGCCGGCGCGCGCGTGCTGCCGGTCGGGCCCGACACGGCGTCGCTCGACCCGGACGGCGTGCTCCTCGTCGACGACGCGCACGCGCTCGACGAGGAACTCCTGCGCGAGCTGCGCGCGCTGGTCGACACGCGCCGTTGCCGGGTGGTGGTCGCCCACCGGCCCTGGCCCCGGCCGGCCGGCCTGGCCGAGCTGTCGGAGGCGCTGGGCCGCACCGGGCGGTCGTTGCCGCTGTGCCCGTTCACCGGGCAACAGACGGCCGCCCTCGTCGCCGGCGTACCCGAGCTGCGCCCGCAGCCCGCGCTCGCCGACTTCGTGCAGGCGCAGACGGGCGGGGTGCCGCGCGACGTCGACCGGCTGGTCCGCGCGCTGCGGGAGCAGGCCGCCGCCGCGCCGGACGGCCCGGTCCGACTTGAGCTGCCCGAGGCGGTCGTGCCCGGGTACGGCCCGGACCTGGCGAGCCTGGATCCCGACGTACGGCAGCTGCTGCTGGTCGTGGCCGGCGGCGTGCCGCTGCCGGCGGACCTGCTCGGCGTCCTGTTGCGCCGCTCCCCGGACGCCGTCGACGAGCTGTCGACCCGGGCCAGAGCGGCCGGACTGCTGGGCCCGGACGACCGGCTCGCGCCGATCGTGCGGCGCGCGGTCGCCGCGCTGAGCCCGGCGGCCCAGCGCGGAGAGGTCTGGCAGCGGCTGACCGAGCTGCAACTGGCGCGCGGCGGGCCGCTGCTGCCGCTGGTGCGCTCGCTGCGCGGCGCGGGCGTGACCGCCGGCTGCCCGGCCGGCGCGGCCGAGGCGGCGGCCGAGGAGGCGCTGCCGGACGAGCCCGCCCTGGCCGCCGAGCTGTTCGCCGTGGCGGCCGCCGCCGGCCGTCCGGCCGCCGGCCGGCAGGCGGCGGCCGCGGCGCTCGCCGGTGACCTCGGCTCGGCGCTCCGGCTGGCGGACCGGCTGGTCGCCGTCGCCGAGGCCGATCCGGCGGACCGGGCCGAGGCGGCGGCCGTGGCGGCGACCGCCCTGGTCCACTGCGGGCATCTCGGGCGGGCCGTCGAGCTGTACCGCTGGTCGGGCACGGCCTCGGCCACGGCGTTCGCGGAGATCGGCGCCGTGGGCATCGGACAGCCCGCCCCGCCGGCCGCGCCGCCGGCCGGCCCGGGCGGCCCCGGCGGACCGCCGACCCTGCTCGCCGGCGCCGCGCGGTTGATGGCCCGGGGCACCCGGGAGAGCCTCACCGCGCCGGCCGCCGCGCTGTCCACGTTCGTGCAGGCGGCCGCCCTGCTGGAGCCGACCGGCCGGGCGGTGCTGCTGCCGGACAGCCCGGCCGCCCTCGCGGCCCTGGTCGCGCTCGGCACCGGCGAGCTGGACATCGGGGAACGGGTACTGGAGCGGGCCGTCGCCCACCGGATCGGCGGCCACCTGCTGGTCCGGCGGCACCGGCTGCTGCTGGCCTGGATCCTCATGGTGCGCGGCCGCACGACGGCCGCGGCCGAGGCGCTGGCGACCGCGGCCCGGGGCGGCCCGATGGAGTCCCGGGACCTGCTCTTCGCCACCGCCCTCGAGGTCGGCGTCGCGCGGCGGGAGAGCGACCTGCCGGCCCTGCGGCGCAGCTGGGAGCGCGCCGTCGAGGCGATCGTCCGGCACCCCGTCGACCTGTTCACGCTCCTGCCGCTGGGCGAGCTCGCCATCGCGGCGGCGCGCCTGGGCGACCTGGGCCGGCTGAGCCCCTACCTGTCGGAGGCGCGCCGGCTGCTGGAGCGGCTCGGCGACCCGGCGCTGTGGGCGGCGCCGGTGCACTGGAGCGGGCTGCACGCCGCGATCCTGGCGGAGGAGCCGGCGGCCGTCGACGACCACGTCGCGGCGCTGGCCCGGATGGCCGAGCACAGCAGGTACGCCGCCGTCGTGTCGACGGCCGCGCAGTCCTGGGTGGAGGTGCTGCGCGGCGTCGTGGACCAGGAGCGGGTGGAGGCCGCCGCCCGGGGGCTGCACGGCGCCGGCCTCTGCTGGGACGCCGCCCGCCTCGCCGGGCAGGCCGCGATCCGTACCGCCGACCGGCGGGCGATGACGGCGTTGCTGGAGTGCGCGCGGATGCTGCAGGGGCGGCCGGCGGGGCCGGCGGGCGGCGGGCCGGGCCGGGGAGCCGCCCCGGACGCGGCCGGCGGGGCCGACGAGGGACGGCTCAGCGGGCGCGAGCAGGAGGTGGCGGAGCTGGTGCTCGCCGGCCTGACCTACAAGCAGATCGGCGACCGGCTGTTCATCTCCGCGAAGACGGTCGAGCATCACGTGGCCCGGATGCGCGCCCGGCTGGACTGCGCGAGCCGGAGCGAGCTGCTGGCGCGGCTGCGTGCCATCGTGCCCGCCCGGGACGCGCCCGGGCCGGGCCGGGGCTGA